Proteins from one Planctomycetota bacterium genomic window:
- a CDS encoding YifB family Mg chelatase-like AAA ATPase, translated as MLSQVHSFVLQGIEAAPCEIEVDVADRGLTKTTIVGLPDASVKESIERVRAATMNCGFPFPVSRLLVNLAPADVKKEGPMYDLPIAVGLLIANQTIETQHHRDLLMASELALDGRLRPVRGVISMAMLARQLGVRGIIVPLDNAAEAAAVGGIEVYPADSLTSVVGHLNDVRALEPLPEMDAERVIVDTAAEIDFADVRGQEAVKRALTISAAGGHNVLMIGPAGTGKTMMAKALPGILPPLSRDEALETTRIYSAAGLIERGTSLMARRPVRMPHHTASSPAIVGGGAIPRPGEVSLAHHGILFLDEMPEFPRGVLETLRQPLEDAVVTVARAHSTIRFPARFMLVAAMNPTPGGEFATDEASQQQMDKYLSRVSGPLVDRIDIHIEVPRVPYDQLATKPTGTNSATMRSEVMRARQIQSQRNGGPLRTNSHLRGRELDKLAVFDAAGSQLMQRAMTELGLSARAYDKVRRVARTIADLAGAEAISVDHVGEAIQYRLLDRKF; from the coding sequence TTGCCGGACGCGTCGGTGAAGGAGTCGATTGAGCGCGTCCGGGCGGCGACGATGAATTGCGGGTTTCCTTTTCCGGTGTCGCGGCTGCTGGTGAATCTGGCGCCGGCGGATGTGAAGAAGGAAGGGCCGATGTACGACCTGCCGATCGCGGTCGGCCTGCTCATCGCCAATCAGACCATCGAGACGCAGCATCATCGCGACCTGCTCATGGCCAGCGAACTGGCGCTGGACGGGCGGCTGCGTCCGGTGCGGGGCGTGATCAGCATGGCGATGCTGGCGCGGCAACTGGGCGTGCGGGGCATTATTGTCCCGCTCGACAACGCCGCCGAAGCGGCGGCGGTCGGGGGGATCGAGGTTTATCCGGCGGATTCGCTCACGAGCGTGGTGGGGCATCTGAATGATGTGCGTGCGCTGGAGCCGTTGCCGGAGATGGATGCGGAGCGTGTGATTGTCGACACGGCGGCGGAGATCGACTTCGCGGATGTGCGGGGTCAGGAGGCGGTCAAGCGGGCGCTGACGATTTCGGCGGCGGGGGGTCATAACGTGCTGATGATCGGTCCGGCGGGGACGGGCAAGACGATGATGGCCAAGGCGTTGCCGGGGATTTTACCGCCGCTGTCTCGGGATGAGGCGTTGGAGACGACGCGGATTTATTCGGCGGCGGGACTGATCGAGCGTGGGACGTCGCTGATGGCGCGTCGTCCTGTTCGGATGCCGCATCACACGGCTTCGAGCCCCGCCATCGTCGGCGGCGGGGCGATTCCGAGGCCGGGCGAGGTGAGTCTGGCCCATCACGGGATTCTATTTCTGGACGAGATGCCCGAGTTTCCGCGGGGCGTGCTGGAGACGCTGCGTCAGCCGCTCGAAGACGCGGTCGTGACGGTGGCGCGGGCGCATTCGACGATTCGATTTCCGGCGCGGTTCATGTTGGTCGCCGCCATGAACCCGACGCCGGGCGGCGAGTTCGCGACGGACGAGGCGTCTCAGCAGCAGATGGACAAGTATCTGTCGCGCGTGTCGGGTCCGCTGGTGGATCGCATTGATATTCACATCGAAGTGCCGCGCGTGCCGTACGATCAGCTCGCGACGAAACCGACGGGGACGAACTCGGCGACGATGCGTTCGGAGGTGATGCGCGCCCGGCAGATTCAGTCGCAGCGCAACGGCGGACCGCTGCGGACGAACAGCCATCTGCGCGGGCGCGAGCTGGACAAGCTGGCGGTGTTCGACGCGGCGGGATCGCAGCTCATGCAGCGTGCGATGACGGAACTGGGGCTCTCGGCCCGGGCGTACGACAAGGTGCGTCGCGTCGCGCGGACGATCGCCGACCTGGCCGGGGCGGAGGCGATCAGCGTGGACCATGTCGGAGAGGCGATTCAGTATCGGCTGCTGGATCGCAAATTCTGA